In Mastomys coucha isolate ucsf_1 unplaced genomic scaffold, UCSF_Mcou_1 pScaffold20, whole genome shotgun sequence, one DNA window encodes the following:
- the Dlx5 gene encoding homeobox protein DLX-5 isoform X2, which yields MTGVFDRRVPSIRSGDFQAPFPTSAAMHHPSQESPTLPESSATDSDYYSPAGAAPHGYCSPTSASYGKALNPYQYQYHGVNGSAAGYPAKAYADYGYASPYHQYGSAYNRVPSATSQPAFSWPLYREGFRRLSTSPCQNARSWLPL from the exons ATGACAGGAGTGTTTGACAGAAGAGTCCCAAGCATCCGATCCGGCGACTTCCAAGCTCCGTTCCCGACGTCCGCCGCCATGCACCACCCGTCTCAGGAGTCGCCAACTTTGCCGGAGTCCTCGGCCACCGATTCTGACTACTACAGCCCCGCTGGGGCAGCCCCGCACGGCTACTGctctcctacctctgcttcttaCGGCAAAGCGCTCAACCCCTACCAGTACCAGTACCACGGCGTGAACGGCTCCGCAGCCGGCTACCCGGCCAAGGCTTATGCGGACTACGGCTACGCCAGCCCCTACCACCAGTACGGCAGCGCCTACAACCGCGTCCCGAGTGCCACCAGCCAGCCAG CTTTCAGCTGGCCGCTTTACAGAGAAGGTTTCAGAAGACTCAGTACCTCGCCCTGCCAGAACGCGCGGAGTTGGCTGCCTCTCTAG